Below is a window of Verrucomicrobiota bacterium DNA.
GCACGCGGTCGCTCTGCCAAACGGGTTCGACCCGAGCACGGCGGCGGACGACCTGCCCCACGCCGGTGCGGCCTGTTCCCAGCGCTCCGCGCCAAGACGGTCCGCGTAGGCTGCCTCGACCGCCTCGCCGAAATCGCCCGAGCGCCTCACGAGCTCGGCGATGCCCGTGTCGGCAACAGCGCCGGGGCTGGACTCGAGCGCGGCCCGTGCAACGCGCTGAGCGGTGTGCCCAAGCGCCTGCTCGAACCACACGCGACTGGCGCCCGGTAGCATCCACGCCAAATCCGTTTGGTACCACTGGGTGCAAGACGCACAGCATGCCTCGACGATCCCGAGGTACGTGTCGTAACGGAACCGTTGCGCCCCCGGGCACTCGCCCGATGCCTCGAGCAGCGCGTCCGGTATCAGTCGTTCGCCATCGAAGCACTGCTCGCACATCACCACCTCGCCCGACGAGAGCAGGAGCGCCGAGGCGAGCACCTTGCGGCACCCGCCCCGCTCAAGCGGGGCGAAGTTGATCACCCGCTTGTCCGGGAACGTGCCCCGGTACGTGTTGAACGGCTTGATCACGAACGCGTCGGCCACGTCGTACCAGAGCGCGAAGTCGCGCTGGACCTTGGCATCCTGGCCCGCCACCGCCATGTTGACCCGCTGGAGTGCGAGGAATGGCCGGCCCGCGCCGCCCCGGCGTTCGATAAAGCGCTTGACCAGCTCGTAGACCGAACCGAACGTTCTCTTGCCGCCTTCGTCGCTCCGACTCGGATCGGCCCAACTCAGGTCGGCGGCGTCGAGGTTGATCGAAAGCACGTCGAGGCCGCTCGCAAAGACCTCGTCGAGAAAGGCCTCGTCAATTGTCGTGCCGTTCGTCTCGATCTCAACGCGCGGAATGCCCTTGGCCTTGGCGAGCCGCACGCAATCGAACAGGCGCGCGTGCAGCGTCGGCTCTCCAAAACCGGAGAAGTTGAGCAGCGTAACGAAATCGCCAACGCGGTCGAGCAGCGCCTCGAGCTTCTCATACTCGAGGTCGCCCTTGGGCCGGCTTAGCTTCGTCTGGGGACAGAATCGGCACGCCAGGTTGCAGCGCGACGTGAGCTCCACCTCGAGGTACGACGGATAGTCGGGCCAGAACCGCCGCTGCCCCTCCCGGTGAGGGCGGCGCTCCTCGAACTCGAGCAGCCATCGCTGGGCGGCGCCGAGATCGCATGCGTCGGGGGTCTCGAACGCGGCGCGGACCATCGCCAACGCCGTGAGCGTCGTGACGGCCAGCGTAGTACCGAGCGTCTCGCGCACGAACCGATCGCGGGCGTCGCCATCGGCGTGCCGGGCAACGTAGTCTCTCACCGTGTGCTGAAGGAGACCGCCTTGGCGCGGCGCATACGACTCGGCCCGCGCGCGCTGCCAAGCGTGCACGGTGTCGATCTGCTCGTCGGAATCGAGGTATCGCTCGCGCCGCGCTTCCTGCATGACGCGCTCGACGCGCTCTTTGACCGTGGCCGACTCGGCCACGCGCAGCGAACGTTGGTGGGCACTCATCGTGTCGAGGTTGCGCATCTGGAAACCGCACAGACTCGCTGTGCCGGGCGCGATCACTCGGTGAAAGCCCACCTCGCGCGCAAGCGGGACCGCCTGTTCGAAGAAGCGCCGCGAACAGAGCGGCGCGTCATTGACGTCAAGAACAAACGCGACCTGCGATGGGTCGCGGACAAAGCGCGCGGCGATCGCCTTGAATCCCTCCACCGAAAGGATCCCCGCCGAATCCTCCACCGTGAGCAACCGTTCGCGGCGCGATCCCGCCCCAAACGCGTGTGGCGAGTCGGCCTCGATCCGAACCACCTCGACAGAAGGCCAGGCTTCCGCCAGAAACCCGACGACCGCATCGTCGCAAGCTGCCGCCGACGTCACGAACACCATGCGATCGAACACGCCTGACGATGACGCCTCGCCCATCAGCACGTTGAGCAACGGCCGCCCATGCACGGGATCCATGAACAGCGGCCGCCCGTCGCGGCTGTTGAGCGCGCCAAGACTGCCCTGCAGAAACAGCATCGCCTTCATCCGGCCTCCTTCTCTAGCGCGGTCCGCTTGAGCGGACACGCCCCCACCGCCCGCCCGCCGTAGCGCCCGAGACACGGTCGATGTGTGGACTCGTGCCCGCGCGGAAGCGGCTAAGTGCGGCCACCGCGCGGGGAAGCGCAAGAAACATGCCACTGACACATGATGGTCTCTGCTCAGACAGACACGCCCGAAACGGCCAGCCGGCGACAGGCAAAGCAGCCGCACGCCCGGATCGAACTGCACCAGAGGTGTCGGGAAAGGCCACAGGGAGAGTCGGCCACCGGATCCTGTGGCCGCGGTGCATCCACGGCGTGCGCCTTGGCACGCCGCTTGCACTCGGCCACCAATGGCCATGGGGTGTGTCTCTGCGCACCCGATGGGCGCGAACCGGCAATCACCGTGGAGCATGCGGGAAGGACGCGATGCGAGTCACCGCCGGGATGATCGTTCACAACGGCGAGCCGTTTGTCGGCTACGCACTGCGCTCGATCTACAACTTCGTTGATGAGATCATCGTCGTCGAAGGCGCCGTCGAGAAGGCGATGTTCGGCGCCAATCCCGACGGCTCCTCGACCGACGGCACAGTCGAGACACTCGAGCGCTTCCCCGATCCCGAGGGCAAGATCACACTCATCCGCGGCACGTGGCGTAACAAGCTCGAGCAGAGCCAGGCGTGGTTCGACCGT
It encodes the following:
- a CDS encoding radical SAM protein, translating into MKAMLFLQGSLGALNSRDGRPLFMDPVHGRPLLNVLMGEASSSGVFDRMVFVTSAAACDDAVVGFLAEAWPSVEVVRIEADSPHAFGAGSRRERLLTVEDSAGILSVEGFKAIAARFVRDPSQVAFVLDVNDAPLCSRRFFEQAVPLAREVGFHRVIAPGTASLCGFQMRNLDTMSAHQRSLRVAESATVKERVERVMQEARRERYLDSDEQIDTVHAWQRARAESYAPRQGGLLQHTVRDYVARHADGDARDRFVRETLGTTLAVTTLTALAMVRAAFETPDACDLGAAQRWLLEFEERRPHREGQRRFWPDYPSYLEVELTSRCNLACRFCPQTKLSRPKGDLEYEKLEALLDRVGDFVTLLNFSGFGEPTLHARLFDCVRLAKAKGIPRVEIETNGTTIDEAFLDEVFASGLDVLSINLDAADLSWADPSRSDEGGKRTFGSVYELVKRFIERRGGAGRPFLALQRVNMAVAGQDAKVQRDFALWYDVADAFVIKPFNTYRGTFPDKRVINFAPLERGGCRKVLASALLLSSGEVVMCEQCFDGERLIPDALLEASGECPGAQRFRYDTYLGIVEACCASCTQWYQTDLAWMLPGASRVWFEQALGHTAQRVARAALESSPGAVADTGIAELVRRSGDFGEAVEAAYADRLGAERWEQAAPAWGRSSAAVLGSNPFGRATACAVHGGVVYVADAAQRCIHVFSPEGGRQQAAGQLEGLSGRLTDLPDVIVHDGQLLVGVDDRIWRYTLDGTLAGSIALASRGSLTGIAGGPPGAVFAATTEGRVVLFDTQTNAEIASWGDSLWLRLHLGSSTERRELYVALRDRHELHVYDFDGALRRRISRDEIGRLNWPFHMVRCGDEGYAVSNHAGEEVLLLSPELEYVAAIAVGGRPRRLAYADGRLFVVNGTTQTCHIWELSGQRSTVRL